In one window of Henckelia pumila isolate YLH828 chromosome 1, ASM3356847v2, whole genome shotgun sequence DNA:
- the LOC140877196 gene encoding superoxide dismutase [Cu-Zn] 2, whose protein sequence is MVKAVVVLSSSEGVSGTVHFLQEGDGPTTVTGHLSGLKPGLHGFHVHALGDTTNGCMSTGPHFNPAGKEHGAPGDEVRHAGDLGNVTVGEDGTAAFTIVDKQIPLSGPHSIIGRAVVVHADPDDLGKGGHELSKSTGNAGGRIACGIIGHQG, encoded by the exons ATGGTGAAGGCAGTCGTAGTTCTCAGCAGCAGCGAGGGTGTTAGTGGCACCGTCCACTTTTTGCAGGAAGGAGATG GTCCTACTACTGTGACTGGACACCTTTCTGGCCTTAAACCTGGACTTCACGGCTTTCACGTGCACGCCCTTGGTGACACCACCAACGGCTGTATGTCAACTG GACCTCatttcaatccagctggcaaaGAGCATGGTGCTCCTGGGGATGAAGTTCGTCATGCTGGTGACCTTGGTAATGTCACAGTTGGAGAAGATG GAACTGCTGCTTTCACAATAGTTGACAAGCAG ATTCCACTATCAGGACCACATTCCATAATTGGAAGAGCCGTGGTTGTCCATGCTGATCCTGATGATCTCGGAAAAG GTGGTCATGAACTTAGCAAGAGCACTGGGAATGCTGGTGGAAGAATTGCTTGCG GTATCATTGGACATCAGGGCTGA